The following are encoded together in the Populus trichocarpa isolate Nisqually-1 chromosome 5, P.trichocarpa_v4.1, whole genome shotgun sequence genome:
- the LOC7486321 gene encoding uncharacterized protein LOC7486321 has protein sequence MGHNKPSRRFKTHNSHRGQSSRTNHLDREDESLPHDQVPEEDTTGPKIQLAMWDFGQCDAKKCTGRKLARFDLLKELRVSSGFGGIVLSPVGSHCVSREDYNLIKRKGLAVVDCSWARLEDVPFVKLRCASPRLLPWLVAANPVNYGRPCQLSCVEALSAALIICGEEETANLLLGKFKWGHAFLSLNRELLKSYSECGNSAEIISVQNAWLTQQREVPKAVSDTKGADLSENEGSSNDSEDGLPPLERNMNHLNFQESEDESE, from the exons ATGGGTCATAACAAACCCAGTAGGCGATTCAAAACCCACAACTCTCATCGTGGTCAATCTAGCAGGACCAATCACCTCGACAGGGAAGATGAGTCTCTCCCACATGATCAAG TTCCTGAAGAGGACACAACAGGTCCTAAAATTCAGCTTGCAATGTGG GATTTTGGGCAGTGTGATGCAAAAAAGTGCACAGGGCGCAAGCTTGCaagatttgatttgttgaaa GAGTTGCGTGTCAGTAGTGGTTTTGGTGGCATTGTTTTGAG TCCTGTTGGGAGTCACTGTGTCTCCAGAGAAGATTATAACTTAATTAAAAGGAAAGGATTGGCTGTCGTGGATTGCTCATGGGCACGTTTGGAAGATGTACCATTTGTCAAACTGCGATGTGCTTCTCCTCGCTTAT TACCATGGCTAGTAGCAGCAAATCCAGTAAATTATGGTCGACCTTGTCAGCTATCTTGTGTAGAGGCATTATCTGCCGCATTAATAATATG TGGGGAAGAGGAAACTGCGAATCTGTTGCTGGGCAAGTTCAAGTGGGGACATGCTTTCTTGTCACTCAACAG GGAGCTTCTAAAATCATACTCTGAATGTGGAAACAGTGCTGAAATCATTTCTGTCCAAAATGCTTGGCTAACCCAACAAAGGGAGGTTCCAAAGGCTGTGTCAGACACTaaag GAGCTGATTTAAGTGAAAATGAAGGCTCTTCTAATGATTCCGAAGATGGGCTTCCGCCACTAGAAAGGAATATGAATCATTTGAACTTTCAGGAAAGTGAGGACGAAAGCGAGTAG
- the LOC7477106 gene encoding uncharacterized protein LOC7477106, which yields MSSQYSVLGNKLDLVQWKVTELKEELRRRKLKTSGLKDDLIKRLEEAIRIEREDEEIRHELVNAAEVAEDVDNGVDLENPHVVGVKNSEAVSAVTETVEVVVDDAANRNEKVDDVMVQVGIDESVKAMGPRELQEEVKMGGVNSSRVEEEELTVHATTVETSISVTESVVSEVALSVQDVQNSGTQEANENSSIQLENEDSKPQLENESSKPPDENVVLESSAPDNQVSEVNPNLGFQVKSDSISTDSVSINEKIELKDNIIADDVKLELDDVKLEMVEPSSSNVVPVGGESHPMDVEEPQEKSPSVEKKDDSNGTNADMSKKNYSVDVGCSEKLNLDRSSGDDSMEEDVLESKQIDSKYNTDEVGDKCKIKNELPSLKEENLVNVTGKDLSTDQKEIHVENMTCPVAPMEKRKLNDQEAVGNTEPLKRQRRWNSESIKVPEQQSSNLTPTTTPNDGFQPTPLRRNFSRSDSSVSEEAPKERIVPPSQKPPTNSLRIDRFLRPFTLKAVQELLGKTGSVTSFWMDHIKTHCYVMYSSVEEAVETRNTVYNLQWPPNGGRLLVAEFVDPQEVKIRVDAPPQSPAAPVTPSTPAPAPPMLQPQPSPRQQVSRQQLPPPPSLPLPPPLSNPPHARERVDLPPPPPLPEKHDPPIVTLDDLFRKTKTAPRIYYLPLSEEQVAAKLAGHGKNTKQSAGVACGKELFQPSRGMWFVAGFGFSEDCMMLKKLKFFLALETCQLRALYMSGSPNMWTYLVFLLNKNFNFPNLKQLVLNSLH from the exons ATGTCTTCACAATACTCAGTTCTTGGAAATAAACTGGACTTAGTCCAGTGGAAGGTTACTGAGTTAAAAGAAGAGCTTAGAAGGCGGAAATTGAAAACCAGTGGTTTGAAGGATGATTTGATTAAACGGTTGGAAGAAGCTATTCGTATTGAGAGGGAAGACGAAGAAATTCGCCATGAGTTGGTAAATGCTGCAGAGGTTGCGGAGGATGTGGATAATGGTGTTGATTTGGAGAACCCGCATGTAGTTGGGGTGAAAAATTCAGAGGCAGTATCAGCTGTTACTGAGACGGTTGAAGTTGTTGTGGATGATGCTGCTAACAGAAATGAGAAGGTGGATGATGTTATGGTTCAGGTTGGCATTGATGAGAGTGTGAAAGCCATGGGTCCAAGAGAACTTCAAGAGGAGGTCAAAATGGGTGGTGTTAATTCTTCTAGGGTAGAAGAAGAGGAGCTCACTGTTCATGCAACTACCGTGGAGACCAGCATTTCTGTTACTGAGAGTGTGGTATCTGAAGTAGCATTGAGTGTGCAAGATGTGCAAAATTCTGGAACACAGGAGGCAAATGAGAACTCAAGTATCCAGCTGGAGAATGAAGATTCAAAGCCCCAGCTGGAGAATGAGAGTTCAAAGCCTCCAGACGAGAATGTCGTGCTTGAGTCTTCTGCTCCGGACAACCAGGTATCTGAGGTCAACCCTAATTTAGGGTTTCAAGTAAAATCTGATTCTATTTCTACTGATTCTGTATCAATTAATGAAAAGATTGAACTAAAGGATAATATAATTGCTGATGATGTCAAATTAGAACTAGATGATGTTAAGCTAGAGATGGTGGAACCATCATCCAGTAATGTTGTCCCAGTTGGTGGTGAATCACATCCAATGGATGTTGAAGAGCCACAAGAAAAGAGTCCCTCTGTTGAAAAGAAAGATGACAGCAATGGTACAAATGCAGATATGAGCAAGAAAAATTACAGTGTTGATGTGGGGTGCTCGGAGAAGTTGAATTTAGACAGGAGTTCTGGTGATGACTCCATGGAGGAAGATGTTCTAGAGAGTAAGCAAATTGATTCAAAGTATAATACTGATGAAGTGGGCGAtaagtgtaaaataaaaaatgaactgCCCAGTCTGAAGGAGGAAAATCTAGTTAATGTTACTGGGAAGGATTTATCTACTGATCAAAAGGAGATCCATGTTGAGAATATGACTTGTCCAGTTGCTcccatggaaaaaagaaagcttAATG ATCAAGAAGCTGTTGGAAACACAGAACCTTTAAAGCGGCAACGAAGATGGAATTCTGAGAGCATCAAGGTTCCTGAACAGCAAAGCTCTAATCTTACACCCACCACCACACCAAATGATGGGTTTCAACCAACTCCTTTGCGACGCAACTTTTCTCGATCTGACTCATCTGTTAGTGAGGAGGCACCCAAGGAGCGCATTG TTCCACCATCACAAAAACCTCCTACCAATTCTCTCAGAATCGATCGTTTTCTGCGTCCTTTTACTCTGAAAGCTGTCCAAGAACTCCTGGGAAAAACTGGGAGTGTCACCAGTTTTTGGATGGATCATATCAAAACCCATTGCTATGTTATG TATTCGTCTGTGGAAGAAGCTGTGGAGACACGAAATACTGTTTATAACCTCCAATGGCCACCAAATGGTGGACGTCTTTTAGTGGCCGAGTTTGTTGATCCTCAGGAAGTTAAAATCCGGGTGGATGCTCCTCCTCAGTCTCCAGCTGCACCTGTCACTCCTAGTACGCCTGCACCTGCCCCACCCATGTTGCAGCCACAGCCCTCTCCCCGTCAACAGGTTTCTAGGCAGCAGCTTCCACCTCCACCTTCCCTTCCACTTCCACCGCCGCTGTCTAACCCACCCCATGCCAGGGAACGGGTCGATCTTCCTCCACCCCCTCCACTTCCTGAGAAACATGATCCTCCAATTGTCACCCTGGATGACCTCTTTCGGAAAACCAAAACAGCTCCTCGGATCTACTATTTACCATTATCAGAAGAGCAAGTCGCAGCAAAACTTGCAGGACATGGCAAAAACACCAAGCA GTCTGCAGGTGTTGCTTGTGGGAAGGAATTGTTCCAGCCAAGCAGAGGAATGTGGTTCGTTGCTGGATTTGGTTTTTCTGAAGACTGCATGATGTTGAAGaagcttaagttttttttagcattAGAAACTTGTCAACTAAGAGCTCTCTATATGAGTGGATCGCCCAACATGTGGACATATCTTGTTTTCCTGTTGAACAAGAATTTTAACTTTCCCAATCTTAAACAGTTGGTTCTAAATTCCTTGCATTGA
- the LOC7477107 gene encoding uncharacterized protein LOC7477107: MNSAFSEQILADKLSKLNGTQQCIESLSRWCIHHRSEAELVVETWNKQFHNSDMLKKVPLLYLANDILQNSKRKGNEFVAEFWKVLPAALKNVVEKGDDRDKNVVSRLVNIWEERTVFGSHARSLREVMLGEDVPPPLELSKKRSRTVKNTKRDSRSIRTKFSIGGAAEKIVSAFNLMVSEQPNEEAGMRNCKSAVRRVRNMEKDVDSACSNNDKDPKRKTLAKELEDNENLLKRSIEKLKSAKASRAALVSQLEEALQEQESELEGVRTQIQDAQAQVEEASKMRRRLNGEVLKASGTTTVPVDSNAKAGQTPKRTAAAIAAEVAEKLAASSSSQMIMHAVLSTFAAEEAKNAPKPETSLPVSDPNVFMLAQPLTAPTTHSYQSVLFTQPTMQNQTPTTQSQFHILPNPSSQPYIQPGGGIATPYAYGNFSVLPPGPPPPPPYKVSQTVPLAQQPSQMPQQQPLPVAQQEAPINQKQPRSLTQQTLGANFRPQPPGLEYYGHPSHS; the protein is encoded by the exons ATGAATAGTGCATTTAGTGAACAGATACTTGCAGATAAGCTTTCCAAGCTCAACGGCACCCAGCAGTGTATCGAGT CTTTGTCTCGGTGGTGCATACATCACCGTAGCGAAGCAGAATTAGTTGTTGAGACATGGAATAAACAGTTCCACAACTCAGATATGCTCAAGAAAGTACCTCTATTGTATCTTGCAAATGACATCCTTCAGAACAGTAAGCGGAAAGGAAATGAATTCGTTGCGGAGTTTTGGAAAGTTCTTCCTGCAGCGCTAAAAAATGTAGTTGAAAAAGGTGATGATCGTGACAAGAATGTCGTCTCTAGATtg GTAAATATATGGGAAGAAAGGACAGTATTTGGGTCACATGCCCGGAGCCTCAGAGAGGTAATGCTTGGAGAAGATGTACCTCCACCCTTGGAGCTCAGCAAAAAACGTTCACGCActgtgaaaaatacaaagcgAGATTCACGATCCATTAGAACG AAATTTTCCATTGGAGGTGCTGCTGAAAAAATAGTATCGGCATTCAATTTGATGGTTAGTGAGCAGCCCAATGAAGAGGCAGGGATGAGGAATTGCAAGTCTGCAGTTCGTCGTGTGAGGAATATGGAGAAAGATGTTGATAGTGCCTGTAGTAATAACG ATAAAGATCCAAAACGAAAAACATTGGCTAAGGAGCTAGAGGATAATGAGAATCTTTTGAAACGAAGTATTGAGAAACTTAAATCAGCTAAAGCAAGTAGAGCAGCGCTTGTCTCTCAGTTAGAAGAAGCTCTACAGGAACAG GAATCTGAACTGGAGGGAGTTCGAACTCAGATACAG GATGCACAGGCACAAGTAGAGGAAGCCAGCAAGATGCGAAGGCGGCTTAATGGTGAAGTATTAAAAGCATCTGGTACAACTACAGTACCAGTTGATTCAAATGCAAAAGCAGGACAAACACCCAAGAGGACAGCTGCAGCTATTGCTGCGGAGGTTGCAGAGAAGCTTGCAGCTTCCTCCTCTTCTCAAATGATCATGCACGCTGTTCTCTCTACATTTGCCGCTGAAGAAGCAAAGAATGCTCCAAAACCTGAAACCTCCTTACCTGTTTCAGATCCAAATGTTTTTATGCTAGCTCAGCCACTTACTGCTCCAACAACACATTCGTACCAGTCAGTTTTGTTCACCCAACCTACAATGCAGAACCAGACTCCGACCactcaatctcaatttcacatTCTTCCCAACCCATCCTCTCAGCCTTATATACAGCCAGGGGGAGGGATTGCAACCCCGTATGCTTATGGTAACTTTTCTGTGTTGCCTCCAGgaccacccccacccccaccctaTAAGGTAAGTCAAACCGTGCCCTTGGCTCAACAACCATCGCAAATGCCTCAGCAGCAACCGTTACCAGTGGCACAACAGGAGGCCCCAATAAACCAGAAACAACCCAGGTCTTTAACTCAACAAACCCTGGGTGCTAATTTCAGACCTCAACCACCTGGATTGGAGTACTATGGCCACCCATCTCATTCTTAG
- the LOC7477108 gene encoding 60S ribosomal protein L30, whose product MVTAKKTKKTHESINNRLALVMKSGKYTLGYKTVLKSLRSSKGKLILLSNNCPPLRKSEIEYYAMLAKVGVHHYNGNNVDLGTACGKYFRVSCLSIVDAGDSDIIKTVPGDH is encoded by the exons ATGGTCACAGCCAAGAAAACT AAGAAGACCCATGAGAGCATCAATAACAGATTGGCTTTGGTGATGAAGAGTGGAAAGTACACTCTTGGTTACAAAACTGTGCTTAAATCTCTAAGGAGCTCcaaag GAAAATTGATTCTATTATCAAACAATTGCCCACCTTTGAGGAAATCCGAGATTGAGTATTATGCTATGCTCGCAAAGGTTGGAGTGCATCATTATAATGGCA ACAATGTTGATTTGGGAACTGCTTGTGGCAAGTACTTCCGTGTATCTTGTCTGAGCATTGTTGATGCAG GTGATTCTGATATCATCAAGACAGTCCCTGGTGATCATTAA
- the LOC7477109 gene encoding uncharacterized protein LOC7477109 — translation MNSTFSEETLADNLSKVNGTQQCIESLSRWCIVHRSKAESVVEAWDKQFRNSAMLQKVPLLYLANDILQNSKKKGSEFVNEFWKVLPAALKNIVKKGDDRGKNVVSRLVNIWEERTVFGSRARSLKEVMLGEDAPPPLELSKKRSRSVKNTKRDSRSIRTKLSIGGAAEKLVSAFNLVVSERPNEEAEMSNCKSAVCRTRDMKKDVDIACSNNDKDPTRKTLAKKLENEENLLKRSIEKLKSVEACRVALVSQLKESLQEQESELEEVRALRQVAQAQVEEASKMRRLLIGEEVSKASTVTTVPVDSNAKAGQAPKRTAAAIAAEVAEKLAASSSSQMIMHAVLSTFAAEEAKNAQLTKAPTLSNSYASMPVQSLSKPENSLPVSDSNVFMPAQPLAAPTTHSYQPVLLPQPTMPNQTPTTQAQFNPSSQQYLQPAGGIMTPYAYGNTSPLPPGPPPPPPYQASSMVPMAHQPSQMPQQQPLSLAQQRNIINQQQPMSLTQQTLGANFRPHQPPVMEYYAHPSHS, via the exons ATGAATAGTACATTTAGTGAAGAGACACTTGCAGATAACCTTTCCAAGGTCAATGGTACCCAGCAATGTATTGAAT CTTTGTCGCGCTGGTGCATAGTTCACCGAAGCAAAGCAGAATCTGTTGTTGAGGCATGGGACAAACAGTTCCGCAACTCAGCTATGCTCCAGAAAGTACCTCTATTGTATCTTGCAAATGACATCCTACAGAACAGTAAGAAGAAAGGAAGCGAATTTGTTAATGAGTTTTGGAAAGTTCTTCCTGCAGCGCTAAAAAATATAGTCAAGAAAGGTGATGACCGTGGCAAGAATGTCGTCTCTAGATTG GTAAATATATGGGAAGAAAGGACAGTGTTTGGGTCACGTGCTCGGAGTCTCAAAGAGGTGATGCTTGGAGAAGATGCTCCTCCACCCTTGGAGTTGAGCAAAAAACGTTCACGCTctgtgaaaaatacaaaacgaGATTCACGATCCATTAGAACG AAATTGTCTATTGGAGGTGCTGCTGAAAAACTAGTATCAGCATTTAACTTGGTGGTTAGTGAGCGGCCCAATGAAGAGGCAGAGATGAGTAATTGCAAGTCTGCAGTTTGTCGTACGAGGGATATGAAGAAAGATGTTGATATTGCCTGTAGTAATAATG ATAAAGATCCAACACGAAAAACTTTGGCCAAGAAACTGGAGAATGAAGAGAATCTTTTGAAACGAAGTATTGAGAAACTTAAATCAGTTGAAGCATGTAGAGTAGCGCTTGTCTCACAGTTAAAAGAATCTTTACAGGAACAG GAATCTGAACTGGAGGAAGTTCGAGCTCTGAGGCAG gTCGCACAGGCACAAGTAGAGGAAGCCAGCAAAATGCGAAGGTTGCTTATTGGTGAAGAAGTATCTAAAGCATCTACAGTAACTACAGTACCAGTTGATTCAAATGCAAAAGCAGGACAAGCACCTAAGAGGACAGCTGCAGCTATTGCTGCCGAGGTTGCAGAGAAGCTTGCAGCTTCCTCCTCTTCTCAAATGATCATGCACGCTGTTCTCTCTACATTTGCAGCTGAAGAAGCAAAAAATGCTCAATTAACGAAGGCCCCAACACTGTCAAATTCATATGCATCCATGCCCGTCCAATCATTGTCAAAACCGGAAAACTCATTGCCCGTATCAGATTCAAATGTTTTTATGCCAGCACAGCCACTTGCTGCTCCAACAACACACTCATATCAGCCAGTTTTGTTGCCCCAGCCTACTATGCCGAACCAGACCCCAACCACTCAAGCTCAATTTAACCCATCCTCCCAGCAATATTTACAGCCAGCAGGTGGGATCATGACCCCATATGCTTATGGTAACACCTCTCCCTTACCCCCAGgaccacccccacccccaccctaCCAGGCAAGTTCAATGGTGCCTATGGCGCATCAACCATCACAAATGCCACAGCAGCAACCATTATCATTGGCACAGCAGCGGAACATAATAAACCAGCAACAACCAATGTCTTTAACTCAACAAACTCTGGGTGCTAATTTCAGGCCTCATCAACCACCTGTAATGGAGTACTATGCCCACCCTTCTCATTCCTAG
- the LOC7477110 gene encoding short-chain dehydrogenase RED1 — protein sequence MESYGQVVVLITGCTQGGIGHALAREFAANNCLVVATARSLTSMRDLDQDTRFFLQELDVLSDESVQNVVSNVVERYGRVDILVNNAGIQCVGPLAEIPLSAAQNTFDTNVFGTMRMVQAVVPHMASRKKGKILNVGSASVLAPLPWAGVYTATKAALHSLTDNMRLELRLFGIQVINVVPGAVKSNIGNSAISSYNHMPEWRLYKPFEAAIWNRACLFQGPKTTPTEEFAKKTVATVLKKNPPAWFSFGRFSTILSIMYHLPLYVKDCIARQVFKSMFETNSTPRFSSNR from the exons ATGGAGTCCTATGGCCAAGTAGTGGTTTTAATTACTGGTTGCACCCAAGGTGGTATAGGTCATGCCTTGGCACGTGAATTTGCTGCTAACAACTGCCTTGTTGTGGCCACGGCCAGGTCATTGACTTCCATGAGAGACCTTGATCAAGATACCAGATTTTTTCTCCAAGAATTGGATGTTTTGTCTGATGAAAGTGTGCAGAATGTTGTGTCGAATGTTGTTGAAAGATATGGCAGAGTTGATATTTTGGTTAACAATGCTGGGATTCAATGTGTTGGCCCACTTGCTGAGATCCCTTTATCAGCTGCGCAAAACACTTTCGATACCAATGTTTTTG GTACCATGAGGATGGTTCAAGCTGTTGTTCCTCACATGGCATCTAGGAAGAAGGGGAAAATCTTAAATGTTGGAAGTGCTTCTGTTTTGGCTCCTCTTCCATGGGCTGGTGTCTATACTGCAACCAAAGCAGCTCTTCATTCACTAACTGATAACATGAG GCTGGAACTTAGGCTTTTTGGGATCCAGGTGATCAATGTTGTTCCTGGAGCTGTTAAATCAAACATCGGAAATTCTGCCATATCCAGCTACAACCATATGCCTGAGTGGAGATTATACAAGCCATTTGAAGCAGCTATATGGAACAGGGCTTGCCTTTTCCAGGGACCTAAGACCACCCCCACCGAAGAGTTTGCGAAGAAGACGGTTGCTACTGTGCTAAAGAAAAATCCACCAGCATGGTTTTCCTTTGGCCGATTCTCTACTATCTTGTCGATCATGTATCATTTGCCACTTTATGTTAAAGATTGTATCGCAAGGCAAGTATTTAAAAGCATGTTTGAAACCAATTCCACACCAAGATTTAGTTCAAATCGTTAA